The Thermoplasma acidophilum DSM 1728 genome includes a window with the following:
- a CDS encoding HD domain-containing protein: protein MNSKIIQDPVHGPIRASDAILEMIDTPEFQRLRYIKNLGLCYLVFPSANHSRFEHSIGTFHLAGMYLDHLGIKSEETAMAALLHDVGHFPFSHTIEDFYRKNRGVDHLEEGIKIIRGERESNIPSILEKYSIDVKKVVSILEGRENVLSEIVSGPIDADELDYLRRDSFYCGVSIGFVNPARVISVSGIYDGRMIIEEKGLSDIESLLISRFLMYQAVYFHKTCRIANRMLERAAIMSEAYDTYRLSDQEFTHLLMSDPRSEDMMRNILDRRLMKVLYKVKYDESLAHDILNAVSEKFIVDIIPPLSFRGKDRLKTQVGVLLENRIATGEESSPLVNALNSAIDRRYIYVYGYHEDERDLKRDLAGI, encoded by the coding sequence CAGATGCCATACTTGAGATGATAGACACTCCAGAATTCCAGAGGCTGCGCTACATAAAGAATCTTGGCCTCTGCTACCTGGTGTTTCCCAGCGCCAATCATTCCAGGTTCGAGCATTCCATCGGTACTTTCCATCTTGCTGGCATGTACCTTGACCATTTGGGAATAAAGTCTGAGGAAACGGCAATGGCAGCACTTCTGCATGACGTCGGGCATTTTCCATTCTCGCACACCATAGAGGACTTTTATCGTAAAAACAGGGGTGTGGATCACCTGGAGGAAGGCATTAAGATAATAAGGGGTGAAAGGGAAAGCAATATACCATCGATACTGGAAAAATATTCAATCGATGTGAAGAAGGTCGTAAGCATCCTGGAGGGGCGTGAGAATGTATTGTCTGAAATCGTCAGCGGGCCCATAGACGCTGATGAACTTGATTATCTGAGACGAGACTCATTCTACTGCGGAGTGTCCATAGGTTTTGTAAATCCAGCGAGGGTGATCAGCGTATCCGGCATTTACGATGGCAGGATGATCATCGAGGAGAAGGGTCTCTCGGACATAGAAAGCCTGCTGATATCACGCTTTCTGATGTATCAGGCCGTATACTTCCATAAGACCTGCAGAATAGCAAACAGGATGCTTGAGAGGGCTGCGATCATGTCCGAGGCCTATGACACCTACCGGCTCAGCGACCAGGAATTCACTCATCTCCTCATGTCGGATCCACGTTCAGAGGATATGATGCGCAACATACTGGACCGCAGGCTCATGAAGGTTCTCTACAAGGTGAAGTACGATGAAAGCCTTGCACATGACATTCTAAATGCAGTATCGGAGAAATTCATAGTGGATATAATACCGCCGCTGTCTTTCAGAGGAAAGGATAGGCTCAAGACACAGGTTGGCGTTCTGCTTGAAAACAGGATCGCCACAGGAGAGGAATCATCACCACTGGTAAACGCGCTGAATTCAGCGATAGATAGACGTTACATATACGTCTATGGATACCATGAGGATGAGAGGGATCTGAAGCGAGATCTGGCAGGAATCTGA
- a CDS encoding (Fe-S)-binding protein, whose amino-acid sequence MTIPVSPTLVFIPVPELIILYSISFPVAIFDIYMWYRSYSKKGINYGVMWSYLTSNFPRMVKQFFSYAIFQRKIVKNRYAGIMHLFIFYGFVILFIATSLIALSHDILKPLIGVGILYGTFYLIFEVFTQIGGIILIIGLIMALVRRLTNFVPMHTTSEDYILLSGILLLALEGFFLGALKIALFRESFDIYRFVEWYLSYIFPYGSFSPAGIAVYRDLWMAHVITAFLVALYLPYSKLFHSLLSPTHATKTVIHGNSYVGTPFILSEVMASGNYEVKVGAKNVKELSLEYMTAAMACTDCGRCERACPAYASGTGLDPRAVVQNLKKTVGTETDLVPVILTENAAWSCTTCMACVEECPVLIRPYNFVTETRRNLVMENRVSKETTTYLTNLYNTGNPLGSSPMDRDDLLQYAEKYSEDKEVLYWVGCMGAYDPKAKETAIAVMDLMKKAGVKFGILGSEERCTGETARRIGEEGLFQTLATGNIETFNKYGVKKIVTSCPHCYNTFKNEYPEFGLKTEVVHHSEFLAQLIREGKLKVKNSETLTTYHDPCYLGRGNGVYDDPRFIVSSSSNLVEMEKSRNSSFCCGAGGGNYWYKVDSEKAISHIRMEQAMKTNASNVAVACPFCNAMLSDAARTMNVEDKIQVKDIAIIIRENLIEDQGKTENKGTS is encoded by the coding sequence ATGACCATACCCGTAAGCCCCACGCTGGTTTTCATACCCGTACCTGAGCTCATAATACTCTATTCCATCTCATTTCCCGTTGCAATATTTGACATCTATATGTGGTACAGATCCTACTCGAAAAAGGGGATCAACTATGGGGTTATGTGGTCATATTTAACATCCAATTTTCCCAGGATGGTAAAGCAGTTCTTCAGCTACGCCATATTCCAGAGGAAGATAGTTAAGAACAGGTACGCTGGGATAATGCACCTGTTCATATTCTACGGTTTCGTCATATTGTTCATAGCAACATCCCTGATAGCTCTCTCGCATGATATTCTGAAGCCACTGATAGGTGTTGGGATCCTATACGGGACGTTCTACCTCATATTCGAGGTATTCACGCAGATTGGAGGCATAATTCTGATAATTGGCCTGATAATGGCCCTGGTTAGAAGGTTAACGAATTTCGTACCAATGCATACGACTTCTGAAGACTACATACTTCTCTCTGGCATACTTCTTCTTGCGCTGGAAGGGTTCTTCCTGGGCGCACTGAAAATAGCACTTTTCAGGGAATCATTCGATATATACAGGTTCGTCGAGTGGTACCTCAGCTACATCTTCCCATACGGGAGCTTCAGTCCTGCAGGTATAGCAGTATACAGGGATCTGTGGATGGCGCATGTGATCACGGCCTTCCTCGTTGCCCTGTATCTCCCATACTCAAAGCTCTTCCATTCCCTGCTTTCCCCCACGCACGCTACGAAGACGGTCATACATGGAAATTCATACGTTGGTACCCCATTCATACTGTCAGAGGTCATGGCATCTGGAAACTACGAGGTGAAGGTGGGTGCTAAGAATGTGAAGGAACTGTCTCTTGAATACATGACTGCGGCCATGGCCTGCACAGACTGCGGGCGTTGTGAGAGGGCATGCCCGGCATACGCTTCCGGCACTGGCTTAGATCCAAGGGCAGTAGTCCAGAACCTAAAGAAGACTGTTGGAACAGAGACGGATCTCGTGCCGGTCATACTCACAGAGAATGCCGCATGGTCCTGTACAACATGCATGGCGTGCGTGGAGGAATGCCCAGTACTCATAAGGCCATACAACTTTGTGACTGAAACAAGGCGCAACCTCGTAATGGAAAACAGAGTCTCAAAGGAGACTACGACCTATCTGACGAATCTGTACAATACGGGTAACCCGCTTGGAAGCTCCCCGATGGACAGGGACGACCTTCTGCAGTATGCTGAAAAGTACTCAGAGGATAAGGAGGTACTTTACTGGGTCGGCTGCATGGGAGCCTACGATCCAAAGGCAAAGGAAACGGCTATAGCCGTTATGGATCTGATGAAGAAGGCTGGCGTTAAATTCGGCATCCTCGGATCTGAGGAGAGGTGCACTGGAGAAACGGCCAGAAGGATAGGCGAAGAGGGGCTCTTTCAGACGCTGGCAACCGGAAATATAGAGACATTCAACAAATATGGGGTGAAGAAGATAGTAACCTCATGCCCGCACTGCTACAACACCTTCAAGAACGAGTACCCTGAGTTCGGGCTGAAGACAGAGGTAGTGCACCACTCCGAATTCCTTGCCCAGCTTATACGCGAGGGAAAGCTGAAGGTCAAAAATTCAGAAACTTTAACGACTTATCACGATCCGTGCTACCTTGGACGTGGAAACGGCGTATACGATGATCCGAGATTCATAGTCTCATCGTCATCGAACCTGGTTGAGATGGAAAAATCGAGAAACTCAAGCTTCTGCTGCGGTGCTGGGGGCGGTAACTACTGGTACAAGGTCGATAGCGAGAAGGCCATAAGCCATATAAGGATGGAACAGGCAATGAAAACAAACGCATCAAACGTTGCGGTTGCGTGTCCATTCTGCAATGCCATGCTCTCTGACGCAGCGAGAACCATGAACGTGGAGGATAAGATCCAGGTCAAGGATATAGCCATAATAATTCGGGAGAACCTGATAGAGGATCAGGGGAAAACTGAAAACAAAGGCACAAGCTGA
- a CDS encoding OFA family MFS transporter has product MKRGYLVIALVVMSMNSLYQYSWNVLEPMISIDLHTSTVYVEVAFTLFTVFSTTFQGVGGYFADRDGPARIGMISAILSAFGFLGGSFVHSIYEFYAVWSIGSIGEGILYGIATNLAVKWYSNIRGFAVGIVSLGFGLGSSVANVFLVHATGFRAPMLIIGLMEIVLMPILMYLTRYPGTSLTGERPRRNLSSPVFWILYASFVFGSVPLLVISSSFGYIGRHLPALEFSLLVSIFPLMSGISRPMIGWLSDRIGRSASVMMIDVFIIAGSAFLVARQYIPAIVIIGFFGGSMISLYFSYIGDVFGTRFSTANNGVFYTGKSISGFIGSTIFALLFAYDVSVSFIFVLISGVIGLALLIASRGAVKKRQAM; this is encoded by the coding sequence GTGAAGCGAGGCTATCTCGTAATAGCGCTTGTCGTAATGTCCATGAACTCGCTATACCAGTACTCATGGAATGTGTTAGAACCTATGATATCCATTGATCTGCACACATCCACGGTCTATGTCGAAGTGGCGTTTACGCTCTTCACAGTTTTTTCGACCACATTCCAGGGTGTTGGAGGATACTTTGCTGACAGGGATGGGCCGGCCAGGATAGGGATGATATCGGCGATTCTTTCAGCTTTTGGATTTTTGGGCGGATCCTTTGTGCATTCAATCTACGAATTTTATGCGGTCTGGTCCATAGGAAGCATCGGAGAAGGGATACTTTACGGGATAGCCACAAATCTGGCGGTTAAGTGGTACAGCAACATAAGGGGCTTTGCCGTGGGCATAGTTTCACTCGGCTTCGGCCTTGGATCCAGCGTCGCTAACGTTTTTCTTGTCCACGCGACCGGTTTCAGGGCGCCAATGCTTATCATAGGACTCATGGAAATAGTGTTAATGCCGATACTCATGTATCTAACCAGATATCCAGGCACGAGTCTGACTGGCGAGAGACCAAGGCGCAACCTCTCCAGCCCGGTATTCTGGATTCTGTACGCTTCCTTCGTTTTCGGTTCAGTTCCGCTCCTAGTCATATCATCATCATTCGGATACATAGGCCGTCATCTTCCTGCCCTGGAGTTTTCGCTGCTTGTGTCCATTTTTCCACTCATGAGCGGAATAAGCAGGCCGATGATCGGATGGCTATCGGACAGGATAGGGAGATCCGCAAGCGTCATGATGATCGATGTATTCATAATAGCGGGTTCAGCATTTCTTGTTGCGAGGCAGTACATACCTGCAATAGTGATCATAGGTTTCTTCGGAGGATCAATGATATCACTTTACTTTTCCTACATAGGCGATGTTTTCGGTACCAGGTTTTCAACCGCAAATAACGGTGTATTTTACACGGGAAAATCGATATCTGGATTCATAGGCAGCACCATATTTGCTCTCCTCTTTGCATATGACGTAAGCGTATCATTCATATTCGTTCTCATATCCGGTGTTATTGGTCTTGCATTGCTGATAGCATCACGTGGTGCCGTTAAAAAAAGGCAGGCTATGTGA
- a CDS encoding alpha/beta fold hydrolase codes for MALQEEFIDVNGTRVFQRKMVTDSNRRSIALFHGYSFTSMDWDKADLFNNYSKIGYNVYAPDYPGFGRSASSEKYGIDRGDLKHAAEFIRDYLKANGVARSVIMGASMGGGMVIMTTLQYPDIVDGIIAVAPAWVESLKGDMKKIRQKTLLVWGSKDHVVPIALSKEYASIISGSRLEIVEGSGHPVYIKKPEEFVRITVDFLRNL; via the coding sequence ATGGCATTACAAGAAGAATTCATTGATGTGAATGGAACCAGGGTATTTCAGAGGAAGATGGTCACAGATTCGAACAGAAGAAGCATAGCGCTCTTCCACGGATACTCGTTCACCTCTATGGATTGGGATAAAGCCGATCTGTTCAATAACTACTCGAAGATAGGCTATAACGTCTACGCTCCAGATTATCCGGGATTTGGAAGGTCAGCCAGTTCTGAAAAGTACGGGATAGATAGGGGCGATCTTAAACACGCCGCTGAATTTATAAGGGATTACCTAAAGGCGAACGGCGTGGCGAGATCGGTCATAATGGGGGCATCCATGGGCGGTGGAATGGTCATAATGACTACATTGCAGTACCCGGATATAGTAGACGGCATAATTGCTGTCGCACCGGCATGGGTTGAATCCCTGAAGGGCGATATGAAGAAAATAAGACAGAAAACGTTACTAGTATGGGGTTCAAAGGATCACGTGGTGCCCATCGCCCTCTCTAAGGAATATGCATCAATCATATCAGGATCAAGACTGGAAATTGTTGAGGGATCTGGCCATCCAGTATACATAAAAAAACCTGAAGAGTTCGTGAGGATAACCGTTGATTTCCTGAGAAATCTCTGA
- a CDS encoding OsmC family protein yields MADQMHVYESDVSWIDDRRTEVSVGDHRIEVDSPPEFGGPEGQLYPETLFPSVLASCLLTTFLEFKDRMGINLKSWNSHVTAELGPSPEKGFKFHRIKIHVKIGVNDEDKEKIPRAMQLAEKYCFISRAIRNNVEEIVDYEFV; encoded by the coding sequence GTGGCAGACCAAATGCATGTGTATGAAAGTGATGTATCATGGATCGACGACAGGAGAACGGAGGTTTCGGTGGGAGATCACAGGATCGAGGTTGATTCTCCACCAGAGTTTGGCGGTCCAGAAGGCCAACTTTATCCTGAAACGCTTTTCCCAAGCGTTCTCGCATCCTGCCTCCTGACGACTTTCCTGGAGTTCAAGGACAGAATGGGGATAAACCTGAAAAGCTGGAACAGCCATGTAACCGCTGAACTGGGGCCGTCGCCAGAGAAGGGCTTCAAATTCCATCGTATAAAAATACATGTGAAGATAGGAGTGAACGATGAGGATAAGGAGAAGATACCGAGAGCAATGCAGCTGGCCGAAAAATACTGTTTCATATCGAGGGCAATAAGAAATAATGTTGAGGAAATAGTAGATTACGAATTCGTGTGA
- a CDS encoding ankyrin repeat domain-containing protein has product MDDQTFISTIKTGDKKKIEEMADDLWNYRDLYQRNALMISAMYGRTDLIEFFAARYDHIDDRDIEGNTALMWAVRNNRMESAKSLIALKCSIDIPDSAGNTPICWAVIFGYTDMVKLLISSGANINISNDEGDTPAILASKYGRSECLKMLIEAGCDLNAKNHNAQNVWKAAEAFGRKEILEVLASLSNGR; this is encoded by the coding sequence ATGGATGATCAGACATTCATCAGCACCATAAAAACTGGCGACAAAAAGAAGATAGAGGAAATGGCGGATGATCTATGGAATTACAGGGATCTGTATCAGAGGAATGCGCTGATGATCTCGGCCATGTACGGGAGGACTGATCTGATAGAATTCTTCGCCGCAAGGTACGACCACATCGATGATAGGGACATAGAAGGAAATACGGCATTGATGTGGGCTGTGCGTAACAACAGGATGGAATCAGCGAAAAGCCTCATCGCACTGAAATGCAGCATTGATATACCTGACAGCGCCGGCAATACGCCGATCTGCTGGGCAGTAATATTCGGATACACAGATATGGTCAAGCTGCTCATATCCTCCGGAGCCAATATAAATATATCAAATGATGAGGGAGATACCCCTGCGATACTTGCCTCTAAGTACGGAAGATCCGAATGTCTCAAGATGTTAATAGAGGCTGGTTGCGACCTGAACGCAAAAAACCACAATGCTCAGAACGTGTGGAAGGCTGCGGAGGCCTTTGGCAGAAAAGAAATATTAGAAGTTCTCGCATCGTTATCCAACGGTAGGTGA